The Syntrophales bacterium genome has a window encoding:
- the panB gene encoding 3-methyl-2-oxobutanoate hydroxymethyltransferase has product MSTQAKITRVTTATVREMKRKGEKITMLTAYDYPTAVVLDEAGIDILLVGDSLAMVVLGYDSTLPVTMDEMIHHTKAVVRGTKRAMVVGDMPFMSYQASVEDAVRNAGRFLQEGGAQAVKLEGGREVAETVLKITQAGIPVMAHLGLTPQSVHQLGGYKVQGKEEKVAKKIMEDAKILEEAGAFSLVLECVPKGLAEEITKNIGIPTIGIGAGVHCDGQVLVVHDMLGLFERFTPKFVKKYANLNIQIKEAVKTYIDEVKRGTFPDDAHSFL; this is encoded by the coding sequence ATGAGTACACAAGCTAAAATCACAAGGGTAACTACGGCCACAGTACGGGAGATGAAGAGAAAAGGTGAAAAAATCACCATGCTTACAGCTTACGACTATCCAACTGCCGTGGTGCTCGATGAAGCCGGCATAGATATACTCCTTGTAGGTGACTCACTCGCAATGGTGGTACTCGGTTACGATAGCACCTTACCTGTTACAATGGACGAGATGATACATCATACAAAGGCAGTTGTCAGAGGGACCAAGCGTGCTATGGTTGTGGGTGATATGCCTTTTATGTCTTACCAGGCTTCCGTTGAAGACGCTGTTCGCAACGCCGGTCGTTTTTTACAGGAAGGTGGTGCTCAGGCGGTAAAACTCGAGGGGGGCAGAGAGGTGGCGGAAACGGTACTCAAGATCACCCAAGCGGGCATACCCGTCATGGCTCATCTGGGTTTGACACCCCAGTCAGTACATCAGCTGGGGGGATATAAAGTACAGGGCAAAGAGGAGAAAGTGGCGAAAAAAATCATGGAGGATGCTAAGATACTTGAAGAAGCGGGCGCATTCTCCCTCGTCCTGGAATGTGTGCCAAAGGGATTGGCAGAAGAGATTACGAAAAATATCGGCATCCCCACAATTGGCATAGGTGCGGGCGTTCACTGCGATGGGCAGGTTCTCGTTGTCCATGACATGTTAGGGTTGTTTGAAAGGTTTACACCAAAATTCGTTAAAAAATATGCCAATTTGAATATCCAGATAAAAGAAGCGGTGAAAACATACATCGATGAGGTAAAAAGGGGGACATTTCCGGATGATGCCCACTCATTTCTGTAA
- the tilS gene encoding tRNA lysidine(34) synthetase TilS has translation MVDSVKLPIKVRKTIEKYSMLQKNDRIIVAVSGGCDSVALLRILYEFSSDWNLFLIVGHLNHGIRKESEVEEDFVRNLARSLELPYEVERVNVISYAKDHGLSVEMAGRELRYRFLLALASRYGASKIALGHNQNDHVETILLNLTRGSGIEGLRGIQPVRDGMIIRPLIFCTKMEIQRYLESLGISYMIDSSNRDMRYTRNRIRNVLIPVMKQNINPRIEEALYRLSRIAASQDDFIRSCSLEALEKVRVKTEESAIIISTEGLAKLHEAIQGGVIRLILENMSPGGKGIYWIHVNSVKKLALAEKCSGFLNMPHGITVEKRRGSLVFIPPGQEFKGECLPYEYSVDLPCEIFIPEANVKMSLRIFKGKVSAEEMKRDKRLAYMDLDSIDPPLKVRNRRPGDVFHPLGMEGRKKLKDFFIDEKIDKLQRNFIPLLTDMKGIVWVGGLRIDERVRIRDTTQNVLKAEII, from the coding sequence GTGGTTGATTCAGTGAAGTTGCCGATAAAAGTCCGGAAAACGATAGAAAAGTACTCGATGTTGCAGAAAAACGATCGAATAATTGTGGCCGTTTCGGGGGGGTGTGATTCAGTGGCTCTTCTGCGGATTCTGTACGAATTTTCAAGCGACTGGAATTTGTTCCTCATCGTGGGACACCTGAACCATGGGATTCGTAAAGAGTCTGAAGTAGAAGAAGATTTTGTTCGTAACCTTGCACGTTCTCTAGAGCTCCCCTATGAGGTCGAAAGGGTAAATGTAATAAGTTATGCGAAGGATCATGGATTGTCCGTGGAGATGGCGGGACGAGAACTCAGGTATCGATTTTTGCTGGCGCTTGCTTCTCGTTACGGTGCCAGCAAAATAGCTCTCGGTCACAACCAGAATGATCACGTTGAGACCATACTACTTAATTTGACGAGGGGGAGTGGTATAGAGGGTTTGAGAGGTATCCAGCCCGTTCGGGATGGAATGATCATACGTCCCTTAATCTTTTGCACAAAAATGGAGATCCAACGTTATCTTGAGTCTCTCGGTATCTCTTACATGATTGATTCCTCGAATAGAGATATGAGATACACACGGAATCGTATAAGAAATGTACTAATACCGGTGATGAAACAGAATATCAACCCCAGAATAGAAGAAGCGCTTTATAGACTTTCCCGAATAGCAGCATCCCAGGATGATTTTATCAGGAGTTGTTCTCTGGAGGCACTCGAGAAAGTACGTGTGAAAACAGAAGAATCAGCCATAATTATATCAACTGAGGGACTGGCTAAGCTTCACGAGGCTATTCAAGGAGGTGTGATTCGTCTGATTCTCGAAAATATGAGCCCAGGAGGTAAGGGTATTTATTGGATTCATGTGAATTCTGTTAAGAAACTTGCCTTAGCAGAAAAATGTAGCGGATTTCTGAACATGCCTCATGGTATTACGGTGGAAAAGCGCCGTGGTTCACTAGTTTTTATACCTCCAGGACAGGAATTTAAAGGTGAGTGTTTACCTTACGAATACTCTGTAGACTTACCCTGCGAGATTTTTATACCTGAAGCAAATGTAAAAATGAGTCTTAGAATATTTAAGGGAAAAGTTTCAGCGGAGGAAATGAAAAGAGACAAAAGGTTGGCCTATATGGATCTTGATTCAATAGACCCACCTCTAAAAGTGAGGAATAGAAGACCCGGAGATGTATTTCATCCTCTGGGTATGGAAGGGCGAAAAAAGCTAAAAGATTTTTTTATAGATGAGAAAATAGATAAGCTGCAGAGAAACTTTATTCCGTTGTTAACAGATATGAAAGGTATAGTATGGGTGGGGGGACTAAGAATTGATGAAAGAGTTCGTATCCGTGATACCACACAGAACGTACTTAAAGCAGAAATTATTTGA
- a CDS encoding HAD-IA family hydrolase: MDLLIFDLDGTLAYTGRDIAKSVNYTLRSLGLREIEEEKILSFVGNGVRNLLLRSLTEEHIHFLDEALRIFKGYYSEHLLDSTVLTPGARECLEFFRDKIKVILSNKDVSFIDRVIAGLGIKSFFDDVIGGDTFPYRKPDPRVVEYILAKFKIEPKKAIIIGDGPNDIIAAKNAGVLCCAFLNGLTKREDLLSLDPDITCENLGELRWLIQ, translated from the coding sequence GTGGATCTTCTTATTTTTGATTTAGATGGAACCCTTGCATATACAGGGAGGGACATAGCGAAGAGTGTTAATTACACGCTACGATCACTGGGCTTAAGGGAGATAGAAGAGGAAAAGATCTTGAGCTTCGTCGGAAATGGTGTGCGTAATCTGTTGCTTCGTTCACTGACGGAAGAACACATCCATTTTCTCGATGAAGCCTTGCGTATATTTAAAGGTTATTATTCTGAACATCTTCTTGACAGTACTGTTCTTACGCCTGGAGCGAGGGAGTGTTTGGAGTTTTTCAGGGATAAGATAAAGGTGATATTAAGCAATAAAGATGTGTCTTTTATTGATAGGGTTATAGCAGGGTTGGGGATAAAAAGTTTTTTTGATGATGTTATAGGTGGTGATACTTTCCCCTACAGAAAACCTGATCCTCGTGTTGTTGAGTACATTCTGGCAAAGTTCAAAATTGAGCCAAAAAAGGCCATCATTATTGGTGATGGTCCCAATGACATTATTGCGGCAAAAAATGCCGGAGTGTTGTGTTGTGCTTTTTTGAATGGGCTAACAAAAAGGGAGGATTTGCTTTCTTTAGATCCAGATATTACGTGTGAAAATCTTGGAGAGTTACGGTGGTTGATTCAGTGA
- the ftsH gene encoding ATP-dependent zinc metalloprotease FtsH produces the protein MNTLQKNIALWLVISLVFVLIYHMFSQPRKKVENLVYSDFLAFVERGQVREVTIQGENISGKLIDGRNFKTFMPRDADLIPTLLDKKVRIAAKPAEDSPWYMTILISWFPMLLLIGVWIFFMKQMQSGGSKAMAFGKSRARLLVDKSKKVTFDDVAGIDEAKAELEEVIEFLRDPRKFTRLGGRIPKGLLLVGPPGTGKTLLARAIAGEANVPFLSISGSDFVEMFVGVGASRVRDLFNQGKKNAPCIIFIDEIDAVGRQRGAGLGGGHDEREQTLNQLLVEMDGFESNEGIIVIAATNRPDVLDPALLRPGRFDRQIVVPLPDVKGREKILEVHARKLPLADDVDLKLIARGTPGFSGADIENLVNEAALHAARENKDKVSLSDFEYAKDKVLMGTERRSMVINETEKRNTAYHESGHALVARKLPGTDPIHKVTIIPRGRALGLTQQLPLDEKHTYSREYLLNNIAILLGGRAAEELVLKDFTTGAGNDIERATNLARKMVCEWGMSEVMGPLSFGKKEEQIFLGRELAIHKDYSEETARKIDAEITRLVNLGYEKAKRIIQENIDVLHRLAQELLEKEVLNAEDIDRIIYAHKHEQDQVREQQLVS, from the coding sequence GTGAATACCTTGCAAAAGAATATAGCTCTCTGGTTGGTCATTAGTCTCGTGTTCGTGCTCATCTATCACATGTTTAGTCAACCGAGGAAAAAGGTGGAAAACCTTGTTTACAGCGATTTTCTTGCCTTTGTTGAAAGAGGTCAGGTCAGGGAAGTAACCATTCAAGGGGAAAATATTTCTGGCAAACTTATCGATGGACGGAATTTCAAAACCTTTATGCCCCGCGATGCTGATCTTATACCGACCCTTTTGGATAAGAAAGTCCGTATCGCAGCGAAACCTGCAGAGGATTCCCCCTGGTACATGACAATCCTAATTTCTTGGTTTCCTATGTTGCTCCTCATTGGGGTTTGGATCTTCTTCATGAAACAGATGCAAAGTGGTGGAAGCAAAGCGATGGCTTTTGGGAAGAGTCGTGCTCGGTTGTTAGTAGACAAGTCAAAAAAGGTTACCTTTGACGATGTGGCCGGTATTGATGAAGCAAAGGCCGAACTGGAAGAGGTTATTGAGTTTCTTAGAGACCCCAGGAAATTTACCCGTCTTGGAGGGAGAATTCCAAAAGGTCTGCTTCTCGTTGGGCCTCCGGGTACGGGAAAGACACTGCTTGCCCGTGCTATTGCAGGGGAGGCGAATGTTCCGTTTCTATCGATAAGTGGGTCTGACTTTGTAGAGATGTTCGTGGGTGTGGGTGCTTCTCGTGTTCGTGATCTTTTTAACCAGGGGAAAAAAAACGCACCATGTATCATTTTTATCGACGAGATAGACGCTGTCGGTAGGCAGAGAGGTGCAGGTCTTGGGGGTGGGCATGACGAAAGAGAACAGACTTTGAATCAGCTCCTTGTGGAAATGGATGGATTTGAGTCAAATGAAGGCATAATTGTAATCGCAGCTACAAACAGACCGGATGTGTTGGATCCCGCTTTACTACGCCCAGGGCGTTTCGATCGCCAGATAGTTGTTCCACTGCCTGATGTAAAGGGTAGAGAAAAGATCCTTGAAGTTCATGCGAGGAAACTTCCTCTTGCGGATGATGTGGATCTAAAGTTGATAGCCCGGGGCACACCGGGGTTTTCGGGAGCTGACATAGAAAACCTGGTAAACGAAGCAGCGCTTCATGCGGCCAGGGAAAACAAGGATAAAGTATCCTTAAGTGACTTTGAATATGCAAAAGATAAAGTTCTCATGGGGACAGAGAGAAGGAGCATGGTTATTAATGAAACGGAAAAGAGAAACACCGCTTACCATGAATCAGGACATGCGCTAGTTGCGCGGAAACTTCCAGGTACGGATCCTATTCATAAGGTAACAATTATTCCCAGGGGAAGGGCTTTGGGACTTACACAGCAACTTCCCCTTGATGAGAAGCATACATATTCAAGGGAGTATCTTCTTAATAACATTGCCATTCTCCTTGGCGGTAGGGCTGCAGAAGAATTGGTGCTAAAAGATTTTACTACCGGGGCTGGTAATGATATTGAGAGGGCTACAAATCTCGCTCGTAAGATGGTGTGTGAATGGGGTATGAGTGAGGTCATGGGGCCGCTTAGTTTCGGCAAGAAGGAGGAGCAGATATTCCTTGGAAGAGAACTGGCTATTCACAAGGATTACAGTGAAGAAACCGCAAGGAAGATCGATGCGGAAATTACACGTTTAGTTAATTTGGGTTACGAGAAGGCAAAGCGAATTATCCAGGAAAACATCGATGTACTTCATCGCCTTGCCCAGGAACTCCTTGAAAAAGAAGTTCTTAACGCGGAGGATATCGACAGAATTATATATGCTCATAAACATGAGCAAGACCAAGTGAGAGAACAACAGCTTGTGAGTTGA
- a CDS encoding DUF2520 domain-containing protein, protein MNTNTSKKELISIIGLGKVGPAMGFLLRNAGYEIAAVYSRSTQSVMKALPYTGGTVATSAAEAASRGEVVIIATPDDEIEGVCKKISSSGAIGKGNKVIHLSGAGSLSLLQTAKNSGADIACIHPLQAFADVETAIANLPGSTFGITCEEHLKLWAEAFVKDLGGVPFYVSDENKPLYHAAACMVSNFLVTLMHVGESIYKKLGLTEEEALRAFWPLVRGTVKNIETWGTVKALTGPIARGDTGTVDRHIRALQEKLPAFLEIYRILGEQTVDVALKKGSISQEKATLLKRKLKGEVL, encoded by the coding sequence GTGAATACGAACACTTCTAAAAAAGAATTAATTTCCATCATAGGTTTGGGTAAAGTAGGACCTGCAATGGGTTTTCTCTTGAGAAATGCCGGGTACGAAATTGCAGCTGTCTACAGTAGATCAACCCAATCGGTAATGAAGGCCCTGCCCTACACCGGTGGAACGGTTGCCACAAGCGCTGCCGAGGCCGCAAGTCGCGGGGAAGTTGTAATTATTGCCACACCTGACGATGAAATCGAAGGGGTATGTAAAAAAATCTCATCCTCAGGCGCAATAGGCAAAGGTAATAAGGTTATACATCTAAGTGGTGCTGGATCTCTATCCCTTCTACAAACAGCAAAAAACAGTGGTGCAGATATAGCTTGCATCCATCCACTTCAGGCATTTGCAGATGTAGAAACAGCGATAGCTAACCTGCCTGGAAGCACTTTTGGAATAACTTGTGAAGAACATCTCAAACTGTGGGCAGAGGCGTTCGTTAAGGATCTGGGAGGGGTACCTTTCTACGTATCCGATGAAAACAAACCACTGTACCACGCTGCTGCATGCATGGTGTCCAATTTTCTCGTAACGTTAATGCATGTGGGAGAGAGCATATATAAAAAGCTGGGTTTAACAGAGGAAGAGGCTCTGCGTGCTTTCTGGCCCCTTGTTAGGGGGACTGTAAAGAACATAGAGACATGGGGAACTGTTAAGGCCCTCACTGGACCAATTGCCCGTGGTGATACAGGTACCGTAGATAGGCATATTAGGGCGCTTCAGGAAAAATTGCCGGCTTTCCTAGAAATTTATCGGATTCTTGGGGAGCAAACAGTTGATGTGGCACTCAAAAAGGGGTCTATCTCTCAAGAGAAGGCCACCCTTTTGAAAAGAAAACTAAAAGGAGAGGTACTATGA